The following coding sequences lie in one Posidoniimonas polymericola genomic window:
- a CDS encoding GNAT family N-acetyltransferase — protein sequence MPAASETFRVRPMTIDDYPAVYALWVSTPGVGVDETDERDPTARFLERNPGLSLVAADSDQQIVAAVLCGHDGRRGYLSHLAVDERARGVGLGRRLVAECLAALAGQGVGKCNVRIFAENEAAARFWERMGYARRADLAVWQRTTSS from the coding sequence ATGCCGGCCGCCTCCGAAACGTTCCGCGTCCGGCCGATGACGATCGACGACTACCCGGCGGTCTACGCGCTGTGGGTGTCGACCCCCGGCGTCGGCGTCGACGAGACCGACGAGCGTGACCCGACCGCCAGGTTCCTCGAGCGGAATCCCGGGCTGAGCCTGGTCGCCGCCGATTCCGACCAGCAGATCGTCGCCGCGGTGCTGTGTGGGCACGACGGCCGTCGCGGCTACCTTTCGCACCTGGCCGTGGACGAGCGCGCCCGCGGCGTGGGGCTGGGGCGGCGGCTGGTGGCCGAGTGCCTAGCGGCGTTGGCGGGGCAGGGGGTCGGCAAGTGCAACGTGCGGATCTTCGCCGAGAACGAGGCCGCGGCTCGATTCTGGGAGCGGATGGGGTACGCCCGCCGGGCCGATCTGGCGGTATGGCAGCGGACAACTAGCAGCTAG
- a CDS encoding YqgE/AlgH family protein, protein MSFAGHLLTASRDLRDPNFQRTVVLLLEHGEQGALGVVLNRTGDSSVAEVWDHIDAEPCDCDQLMNIGGPVQGPLIALHTSEVLGEKQVLPGLYMSLQRGSIDLLVRQDEHEFRLYSGNSGWGGGQLEEELEAGGWLTTPARRDEVFADPDELWRSVTSRIGLEIMLPGKKPTHLPVDPNLN, encoded by the coding sequence ATGTCTTTCGCTGGCCACCTGCTGACCGCCTCCCGTGACCTGCGGGACCCGAATTTCCAACGGACCGTCGTGCTGCTGCTGGAGCACGGCGAGCAGGGCGCCCTCGGCGTGGTGCTCAACCGGACCGGCGACAGCTCGGTCGCCGAGGTCTGGGACCACATCGACGCCGAGCCGTGCGACTGCGATCAGCTGATGAACATCGGCGGGCCGGTGCAGGGGCCGCTGATCGCGCTGCACACGTCCGAGGTGCTCGGCGAGAAGCAGGTGCTGCCGGGCCTGTACATGTCGCTGCAGCGGGGCTCGATTGACCTGCTGGTCCGCCAGGACGAGCACGAGTTCCGGCTGTACAGCGGCAACTCCGGCTGGGGGGGCGGGCAGCTCGAGGAGGAGCTCGAGGCCGGCGGCTGGCTCACCACGCCCGCCCGCCGCGACGAGGTCTTCGCCGACCCCGACGAGCTGTGGCGGAGCGTCACCAGCCGCATCGGCCTGGAGATCATGCTTCCCGGCAAGAAGCCCACTCACCTGCCGGTCGACCCCAACCTCAACTGA
- a CDS encoding outer membrane protein assembly factor BamB family protein, with amino-acid sequence MQRNFTALVAFAVLAAGQASGADVSSGPAADAFSLVVMDPLAAPLSCPCVEGYAQRKYEVLGERLEQALGVPVTVTFAESLAAALKKDHCDHADLIIGKDSVVRSDAGKAGYSVTAVGRLTDKSGDVTQHGLIVVRSADPAQQVTDLKGYRILFGPQECDEKFAAPRELLKQSGVQVVDAQQAEISTACSDGACKIIEWGDSEHAAAVISSYAAPLLEGCGTINKGDLRVVGETGPVPFITAFLTDRVAAPQAESVRQTLRSVAADPKLLIALETMLGFVEPDEEYLEHHRKPADQPTDTDAAAVNQQAWCDFLGPTRDGRVAWLPESLSADPTVVWRQPLLRPGMGGIAATSEYVVIGDRDPSNNLDAWRCYSARDGTPLWTIEYPALGTLDYDNLPRATPVIDGDRVFLMGAFGDLVCVELATGLRLWETNLRLMFAAEGELVWGTCSTPLLVDGVLIVNPGAPEASLAALDAANGEPVWQSPGGRHAYASPRLMTLGGVRQVVAYDKTSAGGWDPATGRRLWTLTPPNPGDFNVPTPALVDGRLLLVSENNGARLHAFDDSGCIIDEPAARFRKLQPDMSTPVVAAGRVFCVKDQLYCLDAKTLEPIWQGGRRRLGGYAPILATDHRLLTTGKGGELLLIDALADGFRVIGACRPFSGGSNAVLYGCPALVGTRLYLRGAEEIVCCDLAG; translated from the coding sequence ATGCAGCGCAACTTCACAGCCCTCGTCGCGTTCGCCGTATTGGCGGCTGGTCAGGCGTCGGGGGCCGACGTCTCGTCCGGCCCCGCGGCCGATGCATTCTCGCTGGTGGTGATGGACCCGCTCGCCGCGCCGCTCTCCTGCCCCTGCGTCGAGGGGTACGCGCAGCGCAAGTACGAGGTGCTCGGCGAACGCCTCGAGCAAGCCTTAGGGGTGCCGGTCACGGTGACCTTCGCCGAGTCGCTCGCGGCCGCCCTCAAGAAGGACCACTGCGACCACGCCGACCTGATCATCGGCAAGGACTCGGTGGTCCGTTCGGATGCAGGCAAGGCGGGCTACAGCGTCACGGCCGTGGGGCGGCTGACCGACAAGTCCGGCGACGTCACGCAGCACGGCCTAATCGTGGTCCGCAGCGCCGACCCGGCCCAGCAGGTGACCGACCTGAAGGGCTACCGGATCTTGTTCGGGCCGCAGGAATGCGACGAGAAGTTCGCCGCGCCGCGCGAGCTGCTGAAGCAGTCGGGCGTGCAGGTCGTCGACGCCCAGCAGGCCGAGATCAGCACCGCCTGCAGTGACGGCGCGTGCAAGATCATCGAGTGGGGCGACAGCGAGCACGCCGCGGCGGTGATCTCGAGCTACGCGGCGCCGCTGCTGGAGGGGTGCGGCACGATCAACAAGGGCGACCTCCGCGTCGTTGGTGAGACCGGCCCCGTGCCGTTCATCACCGCCTTCCTGACCGACCGGGTCGCCGCGCCGCAGGCGGAGTCCGTGCGGCAGACGCTGCGGTCGGTCGCCGCAGACCCCAAGCTGCTGATCGCGCTGGAGACGATGCTCGGTTTCGTGGAGCCGGACGAGGAGTACCTCGAGCATCATCGGAAGCCGGCCGACCAGCCGACCGACACCGACGCAGCGGCGGTCAACCAACAGGCGTGGTGCGACTTCCTCGGCCCGACGCGCGACGGGCGGGTGGCGTGGCTCCCCGAGTCTCTCTCCGCGGATCCGACCGTTGTCTGGCGGCAGCCGCTGCTGCGGCCCGGCATGGGGGGCATCGCCGCTACTTCCGAGTACGTGGTCATCGGCGACCGCGACCCCTCCAACAACCTCGACGCCTGGCGCTGCTACTCCGCTCGCGACGGCACGCCGTTGTGGACGATCGAGTACCCGGCGCTCGGCACGCTGGACTACGACAACCTGCCCCGCGCGACGCCGGTCATCGACGGCGACCGCGTGTTCTTGATGGGCGCCTTCGGCGATCTGGTCTGCGTCGAGCTAGCGACTGGCCTGCGCCTGTGGGAGACCAACCTGCGACTCATGTTCGCCGCCGAGGGCGAGCTGGTGTGGGGGACCTGCTCCACTCCGTTGCTAGTCGACGGCGTGCTGATCGTGAACCCCGGCGCGCCGGAGGCCTCGCTGGCGGCGCTCGACGCAGCAAACGGCGAGCCGGTTTGGCAGTCGCCCGGCGGTCGGCACGCGTACGCGTCGCCGCGGCTCATGACACTCGGCGGGGTGCGGCAGGTGGTCGCCTACGACAAGACCTCTGCTGGTGGATGGGACCCGGCAACCGGCCGCCGGCTGTGGACGCTGACGCCGCCGAACCCCGGCGACTTCAACGTCCCCACGCCAGCCCTAGTTGACGGCAGGCTGCTGCTGGTGAGCGAGAACAACGGCGCCCGCCTGCACGCGTTCGACGACTCCGGTTGCATCATCGACGAACCGGCCGCCCGCTTCCGCAAGCTGCAGCCCGATATGAGCACCCCCGTCGTCGCGGCCGGGCGGGTCTTTTGTGTGAAGGACCAGCTCTACTGCCTCGACGCGAAAACTCTCGAGCCGATCTGGCAGGGGGGCCGCCGCCGGTTGGGCGGCTACGCGCCAATCCTGGCGACCGACCACCGGCTGCTCACCACCGGCAAGGGGGGCGAGCTGCTGCTGATCGACGCCCTCGCCGACGGGTTCCGCGTGATCGGGGCGTGCCGGCCGTTCTCGGGCGGGTCGAACGCGGTGCTGTACGGCTGCCCTGCGCTGGTGGGGACGCGGCTCTACCTGCGCGGCGCCGAGGAGATTGTCTGCTGCGACCTCGCCGGGTAG
- a CDS encoding TadE/TadG family type IV pilus assembly protein, protein MKSSNQLRRARGERRGAVVVEFAIIAPLFFLVIFSMFEFSRLNVIRHTADNAAYEAARLAIVPGATAADAQNEANRIMGVVGARDVVVTVTPSTITRDTEQVTVEVAVPLSRNALVAPRFTGGQVLRAQSTLRTERVATR, encoded by the coding sequence ATGAAGAGCAGCAATCAACTTCGTCGGGCACGCGGCGAGCGCCGCGGGGCGGTGGTCGTCGAGTTTGCGATCATTGCGCCGCTGTTCTTCCTGGTGATCTTCTCGATGTTCGAGTTCAGCCGCCTGAACGTGATCCGGCACACCGCCGACAACGCCGCCTACGAGGCGGCCCGGCTGGCGATCGTGCCGGGCGCCACCGCGGCCGACGCCCAGAACGAGGCCAACCGGATCATGGGCGTCGTCGGCGCCCGCGACGTGGTGGTCACGGTCACGCCATCGACCATCACCCGCGACACCGAACAGGTGACGGTCGAAGTCGCCGTGCCGCTCAGCCGCAACGCGCTGGTTGCGCCACGATTCACCGGCGGCCAGGTGCTCCGCGCCCAGTCGACCCTCCGCACCGAACGGGTGGCGACCCGCTAG
- a CDS encoding VWA domain-containing protein — MTLRPQANKNRRRGAVMVLVAVLLPVFAMMAAFAIDVAWMQLVRTELRTATDSAARAGAKTLSMSQDIPTARAAARDAALQNTVGSQPMTVADANVQFGLSTENAAGRFVFANGGDPINAVHVDGLRTAGSAAGPVNLFFGGLMGVNNFQPTSTATSTMLDRDIVLVIDRSGSMGLRATDRGGGNGQNCGPLRNNTRFAALDQAVSAFLAELDLTFPHERVGLVSYSSRNRVRCGGGNLDFQVADTRVALTDDYTAIEGQMDAFMQNGIGGSTAIGEGLAEGLRCIAGAGARPFALKTVVLMTDGLHNSGFEPIVPARTASGDDITVHTVTFSPGADQARMRAVAAETGGRHFHADTTSDLSAVFREIARTLPVLLTE, encoded by the coding sequence ATGACGCTCCGACCCCAAGCCAACAAGAATCGTCGCCGCGGCGCCGTGATGGTGCTGGTGGCCGTGCTGCTGCCGGTGTTCGCGATGATGGCCGCCTTCGCGATCGACGTCGCGTGGATGCAGCTGGTCCGCACCGAGCTCCGCACCGCCACCGACTCCGCCGCCCGCGCCGGGGCCAAGACGCTCTCGATGTCGCAGGACATCCCCACCGCCCGCGCCGCCGCCCGCGACGCCGCGCTGCAGAACACGGTCGGCAGCCAGCCGATGACGGTCGCCGACGCGAACGTTCAGTTCGGGCTCTCGACCGAGAACGCCGCCGGCCGGTTTGTCTTCGCCAACGGCGGCGACCCGATCAACGCGGTCCACGTCGACGGCCTGCGCACGGCCGGCTCGGCCGCCGGCCCGGTCAACCTGTTCTTCGGCGGCCTGATGGGCGTCAACAACTTCCAGCCGACCTCGACCGCCACCAGCACCATGCTCGACCGCGACATCGTGCTGGTGATCGACCGTTCCGGCTCGATGGGACTCCGCGCCACCGACCGTGGCGGCGGCAACGGGCAGAACTGCGGCCCGCTGCGGAACAACACCCGCTTCGCCGCGCTCGACCAGGCGGTCTCGGCGTTCCTGGCGGAGCTCGACCTCACCTTCCCGCACGAGCGGGTCGGCCTGGTGAGCTACAGCAGCCGCAACCGCGTCCGCTGCGGCGGCGGCAACCTCGACTTCCAGGTCGCCGACACCCGCGTCGCGCTGACCGACGACTACACCGCCATCGAAGGCCAGATGGACGCCTTCATGCAGAACGGCATCGGCGGCAGCACCGCCATCGGCGAGGGCCTGGCCGAGGGGCTGCGCTGCATCGCCGGCGCGGGCGCGCGACCGTTCGCGCTCAAGACGGTCGTGCTGATGACCGACGGCCTGCACAACTCCGGCTTCGAGCCGATCGTCCCCGCCCGCACCGCCTCTGGCGACGACATCACCGTGCACACGGTGACCTTCAGCCCCGGAGCCGATCAGGCGCGGATGCGGGCCGTCGCCGCCGAGACCGGCGGCCGGCACTTCCACGCCGACACCACCTCGGACCTCAGCGCTGTGTTCCGCGAGATCGCCCGCACGCTGCCGGTCCTGCTGACGGAGTAA
- a CDS encoding TadE/TadG family type IV pilus assembly protein translates to MLARPTRSHRPRPTTRRGVAAAEFAVCLPMLLLLLLGMLECCTMIFLKQSLAVAAYEGAHTALSPGATDADVQTVCAGILTDRRVNGGATQILPGPLAGIAEGEYVRVQVTAATDANAILPARFFRGRQLQSTAVMMKEL, encoded by the coding sequence ATGCTCGCCCGCCCCACCCGATCCCACAGGCCCCGGCCGACCACCCGCCGCGGCGTCGCCGCGGCGGAGTTCGCCGTCTGCCTGCCGATGCTGCTCCTGCTGCTGCTGGGCATGCTGGAGTGCTGCACGATGATCTTCCTGAAGCAGTCGCTGGCGGTGGCCGCCTACGAGGGCGCCCACACCGCGCTGTCGCCCGGAGCCACCGACGCCGACGTCCAGACCGTCTGCGCCGGCATCCTGACCGACCGCCGGGTCAACGGCGGCGCGACCCAGATCCTGCCCGGCCCGCTGGCCGGCATCGCCGAGGGCGAGTACGTCCGCGTGCAGGTGACCGCCGCCACAGACGCGAACGCGATCCTGCCCGCCCGGTTCTTCCGCGGCCGGCAGCTGCAGTCGACCGCCGTCATGATGAAGGAGCTGTAG
- a CDS encoding HAMP domain-containing protein, with protein MAQRDNQRHTHFIDPEVQGALTRRIVGQWVVFTAAATAIAFLLTWMSDPFSPLTTILSETWWRYAPLLLVLVCMLPIFVMDTVKLSNKFTGPVFRLRQVARKLAAGERPEPVNFRGGDFWRGLADDMNLVIQRVADAESASGLQESPSQPSSNN; from the coding sequence ATGGCCCAGCGTGACAACCAGCGTCATACCCATTTCATTGACCCCGAGGTGCAGGGTGCGCTGACCCGTCGGATCGTGGGCCAGTGGGTGGTGTTCACCGCGGCCGCCACGGCGATCGCGTTCCTGCTGACCTGGATGAGCGACCCGTTCAGCCCGCTGACCACGATCCTCAGCGAGACCTGGTGGCGGTACGCCCCGCTGCTGCTGGTGCTGGTCTGCATGCTGCCGATCTTCGTGATGGACACGGTCAAGCTCTCGAACAAGTTCACCGGGCCGGTCTTCCGGCTGCGGCAGGTTGCCCGCAAGCTGGCCGCCGGCGAACGACCCGAGCCGGTCAACTTCCGCGGCGGCGACTTCTGGCGCGGCCTGGCCGACGACATGAACCTGGTGATCCAGCGGGTGGCGGACGCCGAGTCGGCGTCGGGCCTGCAGGAGAGCCCCTCGCAGCCGTCGTCCAACAACTAG
- a CDS encoding preprotein translocase subunit SecA, whose amino-acid sequence MDILERVWEVLSGIVNAILGRFERLITSIFGSANARYLKRLQPRVDAINALEPKYEAMSHDELREQTTLFRQRLAKGETLDDILVEAFAVCREAGKRFRSMRHYDVQLLGGMILHDGSIAEMVTGEGKTLVATLAAYLNALGGSVHVITVNDYLARRDMEWMGPLFTNLGLTVGAIYSGMDAAERQHAYDCDITYGTNNEFGFDYLRDNMRMAAKGDDRFPKHMQQSQGPLTFAIIDEVDNILIDEARTPLIISGPAEDDITKYQRADKVARGLKKEVHFEVKEKEHNVSLTDEGVREAEKLAGVESFYTAGNMQWPHLIDNSLKAHFLYKRDVNYVINDGKIVIVDEFTGRLMEGRQWSDGLHQAVEAKEGVQIKQENQTLATVTLQNFFKLYDKLGGMTGTALTEAGEFWKIYKLDVIGVPTNRPMQRIESPDVIYRSEREKYVAIADEIERLNKFTTVETTGGDWHIGKLVRETESEVEVELSDATKRREVIPMNKVKHIQKPGRPILVGTVSIEKSEALGALLNGRGVKHEVLNAKQHKREAEIVAQAGRLGAVTIATNMAGRGTDIVMGGNPETMAWAELQNTYASRLDVPNEVWEERVDHYEKQYQMKAEGELAKGLGGLCVIGTERHEARRIDLQLRGRCGRQGDPGSSRFYLSLEDDLMRIFAGEWVRSILTRLGMQEGEAIESKMVSRRIEGAQKKVEERNFEIRKNLLEYDEVMDEQRKRVYNYRQAILDGVNCRDLMLEMIREQIDDRLGTILSPTYGVETFSAAAGSLLGAELDPRDYRNTPYEEAEKIAHDEAERMAESNVQDAIDENLPQDAEDEWNWSALATWANTRYGTNYRDRDLKKVGRDMLDERLVDDARKWVAAVDLSDTARFLDKDFGVNTARGWLWDKFAIQLTEEEVADKEAHQITELAHAKAEEAYDSREAEYAIMAAFNRFRAGAGAGGQRGALDREGLVEWANRRFNVELSLDDIKNKQGEEIAKLLIAHSADANKKAQEVFTEAMSKLDTLFAGSQNAHADTLGAVSGMNGKLDDLANWLKTNTGAELSTEELADLDQEAARRRVSQAVEDRFRPEMRRMERGLLLQLLDSAWKEHLLAMDHLRSSVGLRGYAQVDPKVEYKREGMRMFEQMWDSLGAYVTDLVFKMETLDTGFVQSTWVEHAQERHDAGPSATDIAKQQEAGIDASNQGEKKPEPIRNREEKVGRNEPCPCGSGKKYKQCCGRAGGAG is encoded by the coding sequence ATGGATATTTTGGAACGCGTTTGGGAAGTCCTCTCGGGGATTGTCAACGCCATTCTCGGCCGCTTCGAGCGGCTGATCACCAGCATCTTCGGCTCGGCCAACGCCCGCTACCTAAAGCGGCTGCAGCCCAGGGTCGACGCGATCAATGCGCTGGAGCCCAAGTACGAGGCGATGAGCCACGACGAGCTGCGCGAGCAGACCACGCTCTTCCGCCAGCGTCTGGCCAAGGGCGAGACCCTCGACGACATCCTCGTCGAGGCGTTCGCCGTCTGCCGCGAGGCGGGCAAGCGGTTCCGCAGCATGCGGCACTACGACGTGCAGCTGCTCGGCGGCATGATCCTTCACGACGGCTCCATCGCCGAGATGGTGACCGGCGAAGGCAAGACGCTGGTCGCGACGCTCGCCGCGTACCTCAATGCGCTGGGCGGCAGCGTGCACGTGATCACGGTCAACGACTACCTCGCCCGCCGCGACATGGAGTGGATGGGCCCGCTGTTCACCAACCTCGGCCTGACGGTCGGCGCGATCTACTCCGGCATGGACGCCGCCGAACGCCAGCACGCCTACGACTGCGACATCACCTACGGCACCAACAACGAGTTCGGCTTCGACTACCTCCGCGACAACATGCGCATGGCCGCCAAGGGGGACGACCGCTTCCCCAAGCACATGCAGCAGAGCCAGGGCCCGCTGACCTTCGCCATCATCGACGAGGTCGACAACATCCTGATCGACGAGGCCCGCACGCCGCTGATCATCTCCGGCCCGGCCGAGGACGACATCACCAAGTACCAGCGGGCCGACAAGGTCGCCCGCGGGCTCAAGAAGGAAGTGCACTTCGAGGTCAAGGAGAAGGAGCACAACGTCAGCCTGACTGACGAGGGCGTCCGCGAGGCGGAGAAGCTGGCCGGCGTGGAGAGCTTCTACACGGCCGGCAACATGCAGTGGCCGCACCTGATCGACAACTCGCTCAAGGCCCACTTCCTCTACAAGCGCGACGTCAACTACGTCATCAACGACGGCAAGATCGTCATCGTCGACGAGTTTACCGGTCGTCTGATGGAGGGCCGCCAGTGGTCCGACGGCCTGCACCAGGCGGTCGAGGCCAAGGAGGGCGTGCAGATCAAGCAGGAGAACCAGACCCTCGCCACGGTCACGCTGCAGAACTTCTTCAAGCTCTACGACAAGCTCGGCGGCATGACCGGCACCGCGCTCACCGAGGCGGGTGAGTTCTGGAAGATCTACAAGCTCGACGTCATCGGCGTCCCCACCAACCGGCCGATGCAGCGGATCGAGAGCCCCGACGTCATCTACCGCAGCGAGCGCGAGAAGTACGTCGCGATCGCCGACGAGATCGAGCGGCTCAACAAGTTCACCACGGTCGAGACCACCGGCGGCGACTGGCACATCGGCAAGCTGGTGCGTGAGACCGAATCGGAGGTCGAGGTCGAGCTGTCCGACGCCACGAAGCGTCGGGAGGTGATCCCGATGAACAAGGTCAAGCACATCCAGAAGCCGGGCCGCCCGATCCTGGTCGGCACGGTGTCGATCGAGAAGAGCGAGGCCCTCGGAGCCCTGCTCAACGGCCGCGGCGTCAAGCACGAGGTGCTCAACGCCAAGCAGCACAAACGCGAGGCCGAGATCGTCGCGCAGGCGGGCCGCCTGGGCGCGGTGACCATCGCCACCAACATGGCCGGCCGCGGCACCGACATCGTCATGGGCGGCAACCCCGAGACCATGGCCTGGGCCGAGCTGCAGAACACCTACGCCTCGCGGCTGGACGTCCCCAACGAGGTCTGGGAAGAACGCGTCGACCACTACGAGAAGCAGTACCAGATGAAGGCCGAGGGCGAGCTGGCCAAGGGACTCGGCGGCTTGTGCGTGATCGGCACCGAGCGTCACGAGGCCCGCCGCATCGACCTGCAGCTCCGCGGCCGCTGCGGCCGCCAGGGCGACCCCGGCTCGAGCCGCTTCTACCTGTCGCTCGAAGACGACCTGATGCGGATCTTCGCCGGCGAGTGGGTCCGCTCGATCCTCACCCGGCTCGGCATGCAGGAGGGCGAGGCCATCGAGAGCAAGATGGTCAGCCGCCGCATCGAGGGGGCCCAGAAAAAGGTCGAGGAACGCAATTTCGAGATCCGCAAGAACCTCCTCGAGTACGACGAGGTGATGGACGAGCAGCGGAAGCGGGTCTACAACTACCGCCAGGCGATCCTCGACGGCGTCAACTGCCGCGACCTGATGCTCGAGATGATCCGCGAGCAGATCGACGACCGCCTCGGCACGATCCTCTCGCCCACCTACGGCGTCGAGACCTTCTCGGCCGCCGCCGGGTCGCTGCTCGGGGCCGAGCTCGACCCCCGCGACTACCGCAACACGCCCTACGAAGAAGCCGAGAAGATCGCCCACGACGAGGCCGAGCGGATGGCCGAGTCGAACGTCCAGGACGCGATCGACGAGAACCTGCCGCAGGACGCCGAGGACGAGTGGAACTGGTCCGCCCTCGCGACCTGGGCCAACACCCGCTACGGCACCAACTACCGCGACCGCGACCTCAAGAAGGTCGGCCGCGACATGCTCGACGAGCGGCTCGTGGACGACGCCCGCAAGTGGGTCGCCGCGGTCGACCTGAGCGACACCGCCCGGTTCCTCGACAAGGACTTCGGCGTCAACACGGCCCGCGGCTGGCTGTGGGACAAGTTCGCCATCCAGCTGACCGAGGAGGAGGTCGCCGACAAGGAGGCCCACCAGATCACCGAGCTGGCGCACGCCAAGGCCGAGGAGGCCTACGACTCCCGCGAGGCCGAGTACGCCATCATGGCCGCCTTCAACCGGTTCCGCGCCGGCGCCGGCGCCGGCGGTCAGCGCGGCGCGCTCGACCGCGAGGGCCTGGTCGAGTGGGCCAACCGCCGGTTCAACGTCGAATTGTCGCTCGACGACATCAAGAACAAGCAGGGCGAGGAGATCGCCAAGCTGCTGATCGCCCACAGCGCCGACGCCAACAAGAAGGCCCAGGAGGTCTTCACCGAGGCGATGAGCAAGCTCGACACGCTGTTCGCCGGCTCGCAGAACGCCCACGCCGACACGCTCGGCGCCGTCAGCGGGATGAACGGCAAGCTCGACGACCTGGCCAACTGGCTCAAGACCAACACCGGTGCCGAGCTGTCGACCGAGGAGCTCGCCGACCTCGACCAGGAGGCGGCCCGCCGCCGCGTGTCGCAGGCCGTGGAGGACCGCTTCCGCCCCGAGATGCGCCGCATGGAGCGCGGTCTCTTGCTGCAGCTCTTGGACAGCGCCTGGAAGGAGCACCTGCTGGCGATGGACCACCTGCGGTCCAGCGTCGGCCTCCGCGGCTACGCCCAGGTCGACCCGAAGGTCGAGTACAAGCGAGAGGGCATGCGGATGTTCGAGCAGATGTGGGACTCGCTCGGCGCGTACGTGACGGACCTGGTCTTCAAGATGGAGACCCTCGACACCGGCTTCGTCCAGAGCACGTGGGTCGAGCACGCCCAGGAACGCCACGACGCCGGCCCCAGCGCGACCGACATCGCCAAGCAGCAAGAAGCCGGCATCGACGCCAGCAACCAGGGCGAAAAAAAGCCCGAGCCGATCCGCAACCGCGAGGAGAAGGTCGGCCGCAACGAGCCCTGCCCCTGCGGAAGCGGCAAGAAGTACAAGCAGTGCTGCGGAAGAGCCGGCGGGGCTGGATAG
- a CDS encoding type II toxin-antitoxin system RelE/ParE family toxin: MAELIWTEESLECLRQIVDYLAEQSQEAAASVTEGIYWKAQVLERYPEIGWRHEETPDRNLRSLVYGHYRIVYELIEVDEVRVLAVIHTSMDVSRLRF; the protein is encoded by the coding sequence ATGGCGGAGCTGATCTGGACGGAGGAGTCACTCGAATGCCTCAGGCAGATTGTTGACTACCTTGCCGAGCAGAGTCAGGAGGCCGCGGCTTCAGTGACCGAGGGCATCTACTGGAAGGCCCAGGTGCTCGAGCGCTACCCCGAGATCGGGTGGCGGCACGAAGAGACCCCGGACCGCAACCTCCGCTCGCTCGTCTACGGTCACTACCGAATCGTGTACGAACTAATAGAAGTCGACGAAGTCCGGGTGCTGGCAGTCATCCACACCTCGATGGATGTGTCGCGGCTGCGTTTCTAG